The Paenibacillus sp. FSL R7-0204 genome includes a region encoding these proteins:
- a CDS encoding GbsR/MarR family transcriptional regulator has protein sequence MNDLEGLLPEQIEKISKARERVIDSIGKNMDLYGITLSIGHLYGYMYFNEGPVTLDELSSTMGMSKTSMSTGVRTLLDLKMIDKVWGKGTRKDLFEVVPDWHQNFSDYFSIKWRKAVEGNMTALNKSLAEIRQMQTDYADEPDLSRLLHTDEIKIEEAIKYYRWLLKLIEALETGKIFELIPKE, from the coding sequence ATGAACGATTTAGAGGGGCTTTTGCCCGAGCAAATAGAAAAAATCAGCAAAGCCCGTGAACGGGTCATCGACTCTATCGGCAAAAATATGGATTTATACGGCATCACCCTGTCCATTGGGCATTTATACGGTTACATGTATTTTAATGAGGGCCCGGTTACACTGGATGAGCTAAGCAGCACCATGGGCATGAGTAAGACCTCCATGAGTACTGGAGTACGTACCCTGCTGGATTTGAAGATGATCGATAAAGTCTGGGGCAAGGGCACCCGCAAGGATCTGTTCGAGGTGGTTCCCGACTGGCATCAGAACTTCAGCGATTACTTCTCTATTAAATGGAGAAAAGCAGTTGAAGGGAATATGACCGCCCTTAACAAATCACTCGCCGAAATCCGGCAGATGCAAACCGATTATGCGGACGAGCCCGACCTGTCGCGCCTGCTCCACACCGACGAGATCAAGATTGAGGAAGCTATCAAATATTACCGCTGGCTGCTGAAGCTGATCGAAGCGCTGGAGACCGGCAAGATCTTCGAATTAATCCCTAAAGAATAA
- a CDS encoding carbohydrate binding domain-containing protein, whose translation MKRNISVLLAAAVIVTGLLSPLGSGGAEANSVQGRLAAPAKTKAALQGGNLDASGLKAFTDVKEGSWAAHAVQRWSRSGVISGYGDGSFRPEQQVTRAEFTAIVNRIFGYKDMAAVLPADVPAGAWYKNDIAKAVAAGYLSADADQRIGPAAPLKRGEAAVALQRILRLETERQAKGLYSDLAGADSAVSAAADAFTAAGYMQGYPGALFKPDGRITRAELAKLADMLVPELRSAAGEVKLGVVKGNVVLSHEDITLRDTIIEGNLYLTEGIGEGVIRLQGVQVTGTTYIRGGGDQGVSLTDSSLGAVQVAKPKGSVRIVASGTTTAGRVHLDSGAILEEGALTGEGFAGVVLPAGEQAVTLIGNYGVVSTADAAGGNLTLSLSGKLSKLIWGTPGKLVLMNQAQVAELLLTAGARGTTITGSGSFGTVLNQAEAVTAGGVALKPGSRSNLNLASPQASQPPVAAGGGETVTATPAVTPSPEPTAKPTPEPTPIPTLEPTPTSTPAPTTDPWSLVWNDEFDDNVIDPAKWTYDLGDGTVVGNPGWGNNELEYYTNDAKNVKEQDGKLIITAHKEAVGGKPYTSTRIKTNGLYSKMYGKFEIRAKAPAGKGLWPAIWMLPENYVYGNWAASGELDIMEGWGSRPNVVAGTIHYGSQWPDNVYSGKEYVLPGGSTIEDFHTYSIEWEPGEIRWYVDGVLFSTKNDWYSKSSGQPAVNAYPAPFNQKFHLLMNLAVGGNFDGNPTDETIFPSSMEIDYVRIYELTGREYRQPVPVELAKEPYLEGAKPPLADGNFIYNSGFTQQVEGDPGMGIPNTAHWVLYTDEGADAALSLEQAGGMNLLKVKINKPGGNAYSIQPQAIVSLAKGRFYKLSFDARTDTAREFTARLTGGAPLGFPSYSPAFKAVLTPQLQHYETLFQMKESSDNAARIEFNLGTNASPVWLGNARLEEIDSIPFDHDSAKTPLGSGNHLYNGSFDLGEPDRMSYWHIDASGGAEVNPQVDIEGRLKLDITGADSGGSEITLQQKGIFLVQGQDYKLTFEADSSSPRTAVVELRGHDGVVYASEPVQLSAGHQQAEAVFKNFPGASDRLGQFVLSLSGGTGTVLLDQFVLVRTSSYYDPDLTYYPLLNGDFSFGLTSWERLLTEDGGQSTAAAVDGAAKFSITNTGNQAYSVMLFQNNLKAAAGLDYVIEFDASASVARQINVKAENASYSPSIDKTVELTPEMKHHRFEFRQGTNDTLSLKFLLGKVGGMSVPQSHDIIIDNVRFEIKDAPAKPQELLADSTANRVSQPIELAFIPKTEWSGSIKSVKVNGATLAAELYHVGPGAITIQPAAFQAEGSYIITVEAEGYVNASVVQTILANDNNLVVNGSFTSGSSGWSTWSGEGGASSFHVVDGAAEVLITAAGSQAWHTQLYQEKIPLEAGATYELSFRAKSTVPRQIIVEYSGTSAQAAQAKFDITATWAAYSTQFSVTNGNPLKLNYLIGATLGEDQTANHTAHTISFDDIVLRKLTDGPGTEPASGTLDNGTFDAQPVLKGWTQYFEGAGNAAVQNGELEVSLAFTGSANYAAQVDYRDLKLAQGKSYTLNFSARSDINRLIEVAVEHFGGDYTKYLQTTAAALTGEMQRFSYTFTMNGGTDAGVHLVFLLGLNPGNSAETNAAIEAGNHIYIDDVTLVENP comes from the coding sequence ATGAAAAGGAATATATCGGTATTGTTAGCAGCCGCTGTAATCGTTACCGGACTTCTATCCCCGCTGGGCAGCGGCGGGGCTGAGGCGAATTCTGTTCAGGGCAGGCTTGCAGCGCCTGCGAAGACTAAGGCTGCCTTGCAGGGCGGGAACTTGGATGCTAGTGGTTTGAAAGCGTTTACTGATGTAAAAGAGGGCAGCTGGGCGGCTCATGCTGTGCAGCGCTGGAGCCGCAGCGGGGTGATCTCCGGCTACGGGGACGGCAGCTTCCGGCCGGAGCAGCAGGTAACCCGGGCAGAATTCACGGCAATCGTCAACCGTATATTCGGCTATAAGGATATGGCGGCTGTGCTTCCGGCAGATGTCCCGGCGGGGGCCTGGTATAAGAACGATATTGCCAAAGCGGTAGCAGCGGGGTATCTGAGCGCAGATGCAGATCAGCGTATCGGACCTGCGGCTCCGCTGAAGCGCGGGGAGGCAGCTGTGGCGCTGCAGCGGATACTGAGGCTGGAGACTGAGCGTCAAGCCAAGGGCTTGTATAGCGACCTGGCGGGAGCCGATAGTGCGGTAAGCGCTGCGGCGGATGCTTTTACGGCAGCCGGTTATATGCAGGGCTATCCCGGAGCCTTATTCAAGCCGGACGGGAGAATCACACGTGCCGAACTGGCGAAGCTGGCGGATATGCTGGTGCCGGAGCTTCGCTCCGCCGCCGGGGAAGTGAAGCTGGGCGTGGTGAAGGGCAATGTGGTGCTGAGCCATGAGGATATTACACTGAGGGACACTATCATAGAAGGAAATCTCTATCTTACCGAGGGGATCGGGGAAGGAGTGATCCGGCTTCAGGGGGTGCAGGTTACAGGCACCACCTATATCCGCGGCGGCGGGGATCAGGGCGTGAGCCTTACGGACAGCAGTCTTGGGGCTGTTCAGGTGGCGAAGCCGAAGGGCAGCGTCCGCATCGTTGCCAGCGGGACCACAACCGCCGGAAGGGTGCACCTTGATTCCGGTGCTATCCTTGAAGAAGGGGCGCTTACCGGGGAGGGATTCGCTGGTGTTGTACTCCCGGCAGGGGAGCAGGCGGTCACTCTTATTGGCAATTATGGGGTGGTATCCACCGCTGATGCGGCCGGAGGCAACCTTACGCTGAGCTTGTCAGGCAAGCTATCCAAGCTGATCTGGGGCACTCCCGGCAAGCTGGTGCTGATGAATCAGGCGCAGGTGGCTGAGCTGCTCCTTACTGCCGGTGCCCGGGGCACTACGATTACAGGCAGCGGCAGCTTCGGCACTGTGCTGAATCAGGCCGAGGCTGTGACGGCCGGGGGCGTCGCTCTCAAGCCGGGCAGCCGCAGCAATCTGAATTTGGCCTCGCCGCAGGCCAGCCAGCCGCCTGTTGCTGCCGGTGGCGGGGAGACGGTGACGGCTACACCGGCTGTTACCCCTTCGCCGGAGCCGACAGCGAAGCCGACGCCGGAACCAACGCCAATACCGACACTGGAACCAACGCCCACGTCAACACCCGCGCCGACCACTGATCCGTGGAGTCTGGTGTGGAATGATGAATTCGATGACAATGTGATTGATCCCGCAAAGTGGACCTATGATCTCGGTGATGGCACCGTTGTCGGGAATCCGGGCTGGGGCAATAATGAGCTGGAGTACTACACCAATGACGCGAAGAACGTGAAGGAACAGGACGGCAAACTAATCATCACCGCGCACAAAGAAGCGGTAGGCGGCAAGCCGTACACTTCCACCAGAATTAAGACCAACGGCCTGTACAGTAAAATGTACGGCAAGTTCGAGATCCGGGCGAAGGCGCCGGCAGGCAAGGGGCTGTGGCCGGCGATCTGGATGCTGCCGGAGAATTATGTCTACGGCAATTGGGCGGCCTCCGGGGAACTGGATATTATGGAAGGCTGGGGCAGCCGTCCAAATGTGGTTGCCGGCACGATCCACTATGGTTCCCAGTGGCCGGATAATGTCTATTCCGGCAAGGAATATGTGCTGCCGGGCGGTTCCACTATTGAAGACTTCCACACCTACTCCATTGAATGGGAGCCGGGAGAGATCCGCTGGTATGTGGACGGGGTGCTGTTCTCTACCAAGAATGACTGGTACAGCAAGAGTAGCGGACAGCCTGCGGTGAATGCGTATCCGGCACCGTTCAACCAGAAGTTCCATCTGCTGATGAACCTGGCAGTCGGCGGCAACTTTGACGGTAATCCTACGGATGAGACAATATTTCCGAGTTCCATGGAGATTGACTATGTCAGAATCTATGAGCTGACCGGACGCGAATACCGGCAGCCGGTACCGGTGGAGCTGGCGAAGGAGCCTTATCTGGAGGGAGCAAAGCCGCCGCTGGCGGACGGAAACTTCATATATAACAGCGGGTTCACTCAGCAGGTGGAGGGAGATCCGGGGATGGGCATCCCGAATACTGCGCACTGGGTACTCTACACAGATGAAGGCGCAGATGCGGCTCTGTCTTTGGAGCAGGCAGGCGGCATGAACCTCCTCAAGGTGAAGATTAACAAGCCAGGCGGAAACGCCTATTCGATTCAGCCGCAAGCCATTGTCTCGCTGGCAAAGGGCAGATTCTACAAGCTGAGCTTCGACGCCAGAACGGATACGGCCAGGGAGTTCACAGCCCGGCTGACCGGAGGCGCACCGCTGGGCTTCCCGTCCTATTCCCCGGCGTTCAAGGCGGTGCTGACCCCGCAGCTTCAGCATTACGAGACGCTGTTCCAGATGAAGGAGAGCTCGGACAATGCCGCGCGGATTGAGTTCAATCTGGGGACCAATGCTTCCCCAGTCTGGCTTGGCAATGCACGGCTTGAAGAAATCGATAGCATTCCCTTCGATCATGACAGCGCCAAGACGCCGCTCGGCAGCGGCAACCACCTCTATAACGGCAGCTTCGATCTGGGCGAACCAGACCGGATGAGCTATTGGCATATCGATGCTTCAGGAGGTGCGGAGGTTAATCCGCAGGTTGACATTGAAGGCCGCCTGAAGCTGGACATTACAGGCGCGGACTCTGGCGGCAGCGAAATTACGCTGCAACAGAAGGGGATCTTCCTGGTGCAAGGCCAGGATTACAAGCTGACCTTCGAGGCGGATAGCTCCTCTCCAAGGACAGCGGTAGTTGAACTGCGCGGCCATGATGGCGTAGTCTATGCTTCGGAGCCGGTACAGCTGAGTGCGGGACATCAGCAGGCTGAAGCGGTGTTCAAAAACTTCCCTGGAGCCAGCGACCGCCTTGGACAATTCGTCCTAAGCCTCAGCGGTGGCACCGGAACGGTGCTGCTGGACCAGTTCGTACTGGTACGCACCAGCTCCTATTATGATCCTGATCTGACCTATTACCCGCTCTTAAACGGGGATTTCAGCTTCGGGCTTACGAGCTGGGAGCGGCTGCTGACAGAAGACGGCGGCCAGAGCACTGCGGCAGCGGTGGACGGAGCAGCGAAATTCAGCATTACGAATACCGGTAATCAGGCGTATTCGGTGATGCTTTTCCAGAATAATCTGAAGGCAGCGGCGGGCCTCGATTATGTCATTGAATTCGATGCCAGTGCCAGCGTGGCCCGGCAGATCAATGTGAAGGCAGAGAATGCGAGCTATTCCCCTTCCATTGATAAGACGGTGGAGCTGACACCAGAGATGAAGCATCACCGGTTCGAATTCCGGCAGGGTACGAATGATACGCTGTCATTGAAATTCCTGCTTGGCAAGGTAGGCGGAATGAGTGTTCCGCAGAGTCATGACATCATCATCGACAATGTGCGATTCGAGATCAAGGACGCCCCGGCGAAGCCGCAGGAGCTGCTTGCAGATTCCACAGCCAACCGGGTATCCCAGCCGATTGAGCTGGCCTTCATCCCGAAAACAGAGTGGTCCGGCAGCATTAAGTCTGTTAAGGTGAATGGCGCCACGCTTGCGGCGGAGCTGTACCATGTAGGGCCGGGAGCAATCACAATTCAGCCTGCCGCCTTCCAGGCAGAGGGGAGCTATATCATTACCGTGGAAGCTGAGGGGTATGTCAACGCTAGTGTGGTTCAGACGATATTGGCGAATGATAACAATCTGGTCGTCAACGGATCATTCACCAGCGGCAGCTCAGGCTGGTCTACCTGGTCTGGCGAAGGCGGAGCTTCGTCCTTCCATGTGGTGGATGGAGCGGCGGAGGTGCTGATCACGGCGGCCGGGTCACAAGCCTGGCACACCCAGCTCTATCAGGAGAAGATTCCGCTGGAAGCCGGCGCAACCTATGAGCTGAGCTTCAGAGCGAAGTCTACCGTACCCCGGCAGATTATCGTGGAATACAGCGGAACCTCTGCCCAGGCGGCTCAGGCGAAGTTCGACATTACTGCCACATGGGCGGCTTACAGCACACAGTTCAGTGTGACGAACGGCAATCCGCTGAAGCTGAATTATCTGATCGGCGCGACGCTGGGTGAGGATCAGACGGCGAACCATACGGCGCATACGATTTCTTTTGACGATATCGTGCTTAGGAAGTTAACGGACGGACCGGGTACTGAACCTGCCAGCGGCACGCTGGATAACGGCACATTCGATGCGCAGCCGGTTCTTAAGGGCTGGACCCAGTACTTCGAGGGCGCCGGAAATGCTGCAGTTCAGAATGGGGAGCTTGAGGTGTCGTTGGCCTTCACGGGATCTGCCAACTACGCCGCCCAGGTAGATTACAGGGATCTGAAGCTGGCTCAGGGTAAAAGCTACACCTTGAACTTCAGCGCACGTTCGGATATCAACCGGCTGATTGAAGTAGCCGTCGAGCATTTTGGAGGGGATTATACGAAATATTTGCAAACAACCGCCGCTGCATTAACGGGCGAAATGCAGCGCTTCAGCTACACCTTCACCATGAACGGCGGAACGGATGCAGGTGTTCATCTGGTCTTTCTGCTGGGGCTGAACCCCGGAAACAGCGCAGAGACGAATGCAGCCATCGAGGCAGGAAATCATATCTATATTGATGATGTCACTTTGGTGGAGAACCCGTAA
- a CDS encoding LacI family DNA-binding transcriptional regulator: protein MNIKKIAEMAGVSVSTVSKIMNNYSDVSEKTKRRVLEIIEQTGYTPSSSAKTLATKKSNLIGVIFAGELNVEFTHPFFVEVLNSFKKQMGVLGYDLIFFSNEKFINSGDYYSRCLHFHVDGCVIISGEQMEPAIQELDRSHIPCIGVDLELTGKKSGYVMSDNYQIASKVVEHFYLLGHRELGFIGSTADSDISNLREAGYVRAIAGFGLVMNPKWFVHGDDFFEPSGYAAMNSLIASGDLPKAVFAASDLLALGAVRALKEQGLLVPEDVAIIGCDDIEACKYTSPTLTTIRQNKERLGVLAAHMLFDLINNQSEGGSFVVEPALIVRESCGSGLKHLKPLNA from the coding sequence ATGAATATCAAAAAAATTGCCGAAATGGCCGGGGTCTCTGTATCGACTGTATCCAAAATCATGAACAATTACAGCGATGTTTCCGAAAAAACGAAACGAAGAGTGCTCGAAATCATCGAACAAACCGGATATACCCCCTCAAGCTCCGCCAAAACGCTGGCTACCAAGAAATCGAATCTGATCGGGGTTATTTTTGCCGGTGAGCTGAATGTGGAATTTACCCATCCTTTTTTTGTAGAGGTGCTGAATTCGTTCAAGAAGCAGATGGGGGTGCTGGGGTATGACCTGATTTTCTTCTCAAATGAAAAGTTCATTAACAGCGGCGATTACTACTCCCGTTGCCTGCATTTCCATGTGGACGGCTGTGTCATTATCTCGGGAGAGCAGATGGAGCCTGCAATACAGGAACTCGACCGGAGCCATATTCCCTGCATCGGGGTTGACCTGGAGCTGACCGGCAAGAAATCCGGGTACGTCATGTCGGACAATTACCAGATTGCATCCAAGGTGGTGGAGCACTTCTACCTGCTCGGACACCGGGAGCTTGGCTTCATAGGCAGTACAGCAGATTCGGACATCTCTAACCTGCGGGAAGCAGGGTATGTCAGAGCCATTGCCGGCTTCGGCCTAGTTATGAATCCTAAGTGGTTCGTGCATGGCGACGATTTCTTCGAGCCCAGCGGGTATGCGGCAATGAATTCGTTAATTGCATCGGGTGATTTGCCAAAAGCGGTCTTCGCCGCCTCCGATCTGCTCGCCCTCGGCGCAGTCCGCGCCTTGAAGGAGCAGGGTCTGCTTGTTCCCGAGGATGTGGCCATCATCGGCTGTGACGATATCGAGGCCTGCAAGTATACCAGCCCTACGCTGACTACCATCCGCCAGAACAAGGAACGACTGGGTGTGCTCGCCGCCCATATGCTGTTCGATCTCATTAATAACCAGTCTGAAGGCGGCTCGTTTGTAGTTGAACCGGCGCTGATCGTCCGTGAATCCTGCGGCAGCGGGCTGAAACATTTGAAACCGCTGAACGCCTGA
- a CDS encoding ketoacyl-ACP synthase III: MTGAKITAIGSYVPARRLTNQDLEQMVDTNDEWIVQRTGIRERRISRGDEYTSDLCAAAALDMMKRYGKSVQDVDMVLVATSTPDFSFPSVASIVQNTLGIPLTAGAMDLSTACAGFVYALHTAHALVSSGLHHKVLVIGADTLSKITDYTDRSTCILFGDGAGAVLVESGGAQDDFMGYHLGSDGSGAQHVYRTGLADKVNGVELSGTGLLVQNGREVFKWAVRTVPQGVQQVLKNAGANLAEVDWFIPHSANLRMIEPICERLNYPLEQALYSLEAFGNTSAASIPLALDLGIREGKVLSGHQVLLYGFGAGLSHAGQLVRLSLDPQVAAPAPL, encoded by the coding sequence ATGACAGGTGCAAAAATAACAGCGATCGGATCTTATGTGCCGGCCCGGAGACTTACGAATCAGGATCTGGAGCAGATGGTGGATACCAATGATGAGTGGATTGTGCAGCGGACAGGTATCCGTGAGCGCAGAATCAGCCGCGGGGATGAATATACCAGTGATCTGTGTGCAGCCGCCGCCTTGGACATGATGAAGCGTTATGGCAAAAGCGTGCAGGATGTCGATATGGTGCTTGTGGCGACCAGTACGCCTGACTTCTCTTTTCCATCTGTAGCGTCCATTGTCCAGAATACCCTTGGCATTCCGCTGACTGCGGGAGCGATGGATCTGAGTACCGCCTGCGCCGGATTCGTATATGCTCTGCATACGGCTCATGCGCTGGTGTCCTCGGGACTGCATCATAAGGTACTGGTCATTGGTGCTGATACGCTGTCTAAGATCACAGATTATACGGACCGCAGTACTTGTATTCTGTTCGGGGATGGTGCAGGGGCTGTGCTGGTGGAGAGCGGCGGGGCGCAGGACGACTTCATGGGATACCATCTCGGCAGTGACGGAAGCGGAGCGCAGCATGTCTACCGCACAGGGCTTGCGGACAAGGTGAACGGAGTAGAGCTCTCCGGGACAGGGCTTCTGGTGCAAAATGGCCGGGAAGTGTTCAAGTGGGCGGTCCGTACGGTTCCGCAGGGAGTACAACAGGTGCTGAAGAACGCCGGAGCAAATCTTGCGGAAGTAGACTGGTTCATCCCGCACAGCGCCAATCTGCGGATGATTGAACCTATCTGCGAACGGCTGAATTATCCGCTGGAGCAGGCCCTATACAGTCTTGAAGCCTTCGGCAATACCTCGGCAGCCAGTATTCCGCTGGCGCTTGATCTGGGTATTCGCGAAGGGAAGGTGCTTAGCGGCCACCAGGTTCTGCTGTACGGATTCGGTGCAGGTCTTAGTCATGCGGGTCAACTGGTCAGATTGTCGCTGGACCCTCAGGTAGCTGCGCCTGCTCCGCTGTGA
- a CDS encoding ABC transporter permease, with protein sequence MNLPKIPLGKGVEWIENWLTTYFGPVFDLIHAVIGGMVSGIDAALNFLPAIVLTLLIAALAYWIGKWRMALFAVVGLLLIDNLGLWGPSMQSLALVLTASILAVVIGVPLGVLCAQSRTFQNIATPILDFMQTMPAFVYLLPAVSFFSLGVVPGVIASIIFAIPPTIRLTNLGIRQVSPELVEAADAFGSTTGQKLFKLQLPIAMPTIMAGINQTIMLSLSMVVISSMIGAQGVGAYVYRAVSQAKTGAGFEAGIAIVIIAILLDRLTQKLFKPKQQG encoded by the coding sequence ATGAATCTACCCAAAATACCGCTCGGAAAGGGCGTAGAATGGATCGAAAACTGGTTAACGACCTACTTCGGACCTGTATTTGATCTCATCCATGCTGTGATCGGCGGAATGGTGAGCGGGATTGATGCGGCGCTGAATTTCCTGCCCGCAATTGTGCTGACCCTTCTGATCGCCGCTCTGGCCTACTGGATCGGCAAATGGCGGATGGCGCTGTTTGCGGTAGTCGGACTGCTCCTGATTGATAATCTTGGATTATGGGGTCCTTCGATGCAGTCGCTGGCCCTTGTGTTGACAGCCTCCATATTGGCGGTGGTCATCGGGGTTCCGCTGGGCGTGCTATGCGCGCAGAGCCGGACCTTCCAGAATATTGCCACGCCAATCCTGGACTTCATGCAGACGATGCCGGCGTTCGTGTATCTGCTTCCAGCCGTATCATTCTTCTCGCTGGGGGTTGTTCCCGGTGTCATTGCTTCTATTATATTTGCGATTCCGCCAACCATCCGGCTCACTAACCTGGGTATTCGTCAAGTCTCGCCCGAGCTAGTGGAGGCGGCGGATGCCTTCGGTTCAACGACAGGGCAGAAGCTGTTCAAGCTTCAGCTGCCCATCGCCATGCCGACCATTATGGCTGGTATTAACCAGACGATTATGCTGTCACTGTCTATGGTCGTCATCTCGTCGATGATCGGAGCTCAAGGTGTCGGTGCCTATGTCTACCGTGCGGTATCGCAGGCCAAGACTGGTGCGGGCTTCGAGGCGGGGATTGCCATTGTCATTATAGCGATCCTTCTGGATCGTCTGACCCAGAAGCTGTTCAAACCCAAACAACAAGGATAG
- a CDS encoding glycine betaine ABC transporter substrate-binding protein has protein sequence MTRTHSIKRRPLMLLMLLLAVILVAGCSSNNNSTVKLAYVAWDSEIASTNVVKEVLETKLGVKVEMLQVDAGPMWAGIADGSADAMVAAWLPSTHASYLEKYGKDIEDIGVNLEGTKTGLAVPAYMDINSIDDLKNADVASSLNQTIIGIEPGAGIMTATEKALEAYGLSDYTLLESSSAAMAQELQKAFDKNEPIVVTGWTPHWMFANMDLKYLDDPQNVYGGAEQIHTMARKGLQEDMPDVHKFLSQFKWTAEDMEQVMVKIQGGQSPEEAAKEWVESNEAKVNEWTAGISA, from the coding sequence ATGACAAGAACTCATTCGATAAAGCGCAGACCGCTCATGCTGCTCATGCTGCTGCTGGCAGTAATTCTGGTAGCGGGTTGTTCGTCCAATAATAACAGTACGGTGAAGCTGGCTTATGTAGCCTGGGATTCCGAGATCGCCAGTACTAACGTAGTCAAGGAAGTGCTGGAAACGAAGCTCGGCGTGAAGGTGGAGATGCTGCAGGTCGATGCCGGACCGATGTGGGCAGGGATTGCTGACGGCAGCGCAGATGCTATGGTAGCCGCCTGGCTGCCAAGTACGCATGCCTCTTATCTGGAGAAATACGGCAAGGATATTGAGGATATAGGGGTTAATCTGGAGGGTACGAAGACGGGTCTTGCAGTTCCGGCCTATATGGACATTAACTCCATCGATGACCTGAAGAATGCCGATGTAGCCTCTTCTCTGAATCAGACGATTATCGGGATTGAGCCGGGGGCCGGAATTATGACGGCTACGGAAAAAGCGCTCGAAGCCTACGGCTTGAGCGATTATACGCTGCTTGAGAGCTCGTCTGCGGCGATGGCACAGGAGCTGCAGAAGGCTTTTGACAAGAATGAACCGATTGTAGTTACCGGCTGGACTCCACACTGGATGTTCGCTAACATGGACCTGAAGTATCTGGATGACCCGCAGAATGTATATGGCGGAGCCGAGCAGATTCACACCATGGCCCGCAAGGGACTCCAGGAGGATATGCCGGATGTGCACAAGTTCCTGAGCCAATTCAAGTGGACCGCAGAGGATATGGAGCAGGTTATGGTCAAGATTCAAGGCGGACAGTCGCCTGAAGAAGCAGCCAAGGAATGGGTAGAGAGCAATGAAGCCAAGGTGAATGAGTGGACGGCCGGCATCTCTGCATAG
- a CDS encoding quaternary amine ABC transporter ATP-binding protein — MAIIEVKQLTKVFGHDAGRALPLLEQGWSKEKIAREAKLTVGVNKAEFSIEEGEIFVIMGLSGSGKSTLVRLLNRLIEPTGGQVLFKGKDVVKMNPEQLREFRRKNIGMVFQKFALFPHRSVLANAEYGLEVQGVEKSKRTRLAMEALELVGLKGWENHRPDQLSGGMQQRVGLARGLANDPDILLMDEAFSALDPLIRKDMQQELLELQSRVKKTIVFITHDLDEALRIGDRIALMKDGVIVQIGSPEEILIQPANKYVERFVEDVDLSKVLTASHVMRQPEMIRPERGPRVALQLMRDSGVSSLYVADNEMRLQGLLTADNASQALKENRSILDVMLRDIPRVQPDTLLNDLFELMSETHLPVAVVGEGEKLKGIVIKGAVLSALAGNAVPEGGIGS, encoded by the coding sequence ATGGCAATTATAGAGGTGAAACAGTTAACCAAAGTATTCGGTCATGATGCAGGACGGGCACTTCCATTATTAGAACAGGGCTGGTCCAAAGAAAAAATCGCCCGGGAAGCCAAGCTGACCGTCGGTGTGAACAAAGCCGAATTCAGCATTGAAGAAGGAGAAATATTCGTCATTATGGGATTGTCGGGCAGTGGTAAATCCACGCTCGTCCGTCTATTGAACCGGCTGATCGAGCCTACCGGGGGGCAGGTGCTCTTCAAGGGCAAGGATGTCGTGAAGATGAATCCCGAGCAGCTCCGGGAGTTCCGGCGTAAGAATATCGGTATGGTCTTTCAAAAGTTCGCGCTGTTCCCGCACCGCAGTGTGCTGGCCAACGCAGAATACGGACTGGAAGTTCAAGGTGTGGAGAAAAGCAAACGAACTCGGCTGGCGATGGAGGCTCTGGAACTTGTGGGTCTGAAGGGCTGGGAGAATCACCGTCCGGATCAGCTCAGCGGGGGCATGCAGCAGCGTGTCGGCCTGGCGCGCGGTCTGGCCAATGATCCCGACATCCTGCTGATGGATGAAGCCTTCAGTGCGCTTGATCCGCTGATCCGCAAGGATATGCAGCAGGAGCTGCTGGAGCTGCAGTCCAGAGTGAAGAAGACGATTGTGTTCATCACTCATGACCTGGATGAAGCGCTGCGGATCGGGGACCGGATTGCCCTGATGAAGGACGGGGTCATTGTCCAGATCGGATCGCCGGAAGAAATCCTTATCCAGCCTGCGAACAAGTATGTTGAGCGCTTCGTGGAGGATGTTGATCTGTCCAAGGTACTGACCGCTTCCCATGTCATGCGCCAGCCGGAAATGATCCGCCCGGAACGCGGTCCCCGGGTAGCCCTGCAGCTCATGCGGGATAGCGGGGTCTCCAGCTTGTATGTCGCCGATAATGAAATGCGGCTGCAGGGTCTCTTGACGGCGGATAATGCCTCACAGGCCTTGAAGGAGAACCGCAGCATCCTGGATGTGATGCTCCGCGACATTCCCCGGGTTCAGCCGGATACCCTGCTGAACGATCTGTTCGAGCTGATGTCGGAGACGCATCTGCCCGTAGCTGTAGTGGGGGAAGGCGAGAAGCTGAAGGGGATTGTGATCAAAGGGGCCGTGTTGTCTGCCCTGGCCGGTAACGCGGTTCCAGAAGGAGGAATTGGTTCATGA